In Acropora muricata isolate sample 2 chromosome 11, ASM3666990v1, whole genome shotgun sequence, one DNA window encodes the following:
- the LOC136889449 gene encoding frizzled-2-like, giving the protein MTRNNVVLVLVFFCALYLVHGKERKCEKIKIPMCQNIGYNLTSMPNMFKHDSQEEAALEVHQFWPLVEIKCSPYLKFFLCSLYAPMCQPNFQREVPPCRSICKRAKRGCAPLMRQYGFSWPERMKCKLFPKLRGQEICMDKNFTTPNCAVKSDTVLALGKEKNSDYSDCQLQTTAYAVCGRPMVKNDFDGTIQEGLWDSKNTANISKKRATPNDENTKCAYIIDIDCIDNIPMKCDKCIWLSIQYYTFETFSHIADMTRNNVVLVLVFFCALCLVHGKERKCEKIKIPMCQNIGYNFTSMPNMFNHDSQEEAALEVHRFWPLVQTKCSPDLKFFLCLLYAPLCLPNIQLEFQVPPCRSVCKQARRGCARLMRKYGFSWPERMKCKVFPKMKSEICIGYNSTTGN; this is encoded by the exons ATGACACGCAACAACGTGGTActcgttttggttttcttttgcgCGTTATACCTCGTTCATGGTAAGGAAAGGAAATGCGAGAAGATCAAGATCCCCATGTGTCAGAACATTGGCTACAATTTAACATCCATGCCCAACATGTTTAAGCACGATTCTCAAGAGGAAGCAGCGTTAGAAGTTCATCAGTTTTGGCCGTTAGTTGAAATCAAATGCTCGCCATACTTGAAGTTCTTTCTTTGCTCACTGTATGCGCCAATGTGTCAGCCAAATTTTCAGAGAGAAGTTCCTCCTTGCCGATCGATTTGTAAACGGGCCAAAAGAGGCTGCGCGCCTTTGATGCGGCAGTATGGCTTTTCTTGGCCGGAAAGAATGAAATGTAAGTTATTTCCTAAACTGAGGGGCCAGGAGATATGTATGGATAAAAACTTTACCACTCCCAA CTGTGCCGTCAAGAGTGACACGGTTTTAGCTCtcggaaaagaaaagaacagtGATTACTCCGATTGTCAGTTACAAACTACTGCGTACGCCGTTTGCGGTAGACCCATGGTAAAAAACGATTTTGATGGCACAATCCAGGAAGGATTGTGGGATTCCAAAAACACAGCGAACATCTCAAAGAAAAGGGCCACACCAAACGATGAAAATACTA AGTGTGCCTATATCATTGATATCGATTGTATCGATAACATCCCAATGAAATGCGACAAATGCATTTGGCTATCAATACAATATTACACTTTCGAAACATTCAGCCATATCGCAGACATGACACGCAACAACGTGGTActcgttttggttttcttttgcgCGTTATGCCTCGTTCATGGTAAGGAAAGGAAATGCGAGAAGATCAAGATCCCTATGTGTCAGAACATTGGCTACAATTTCACATCCATGCCCAACATGTTTAATCACGATTCTCAAGAGGAAGCAGCGTTAGAAGTTCATCGGTTTTGGCCGTTAGTTCAAACCAAATGCTCGCCAGACTTGAAGTTCTTTCTTTGCTTACTGTATGCGCCACTGTGTCTGCCGAATATTCAGTTAGAATTTCAAGTTCCTCCTTGCCGATCGGTTTGTAAACAGGCCAGAAGAGGCTGCGCGCGTTTGATGCGAAAGTATGGCTTTTCTTGGCCGGAAAGAATGAAATGTAAAGTATTTCCTAAAATGAAGAGTGAGATTTGTATCGGCTATAACTCTACCACTGGCAATTGA